The sequence gggatattggatacacaatggtgcggcattatccaaacccgaggcggcaagctccttgagcgtacggttgtccatggctataccttgctcttttccacccacttgtgtcgtgggcttctcttcaacctcaacttcttgctcttctaattcaggctcgggactaggaggattagactcttgcaatttctttttccttctcaaagtcctctcaaaatcaccgtcaaagtcggagatatgctcacgaacaggttgtgagctacggatcataaactagtacctaaaaacaaagaaaacaaaacaaatcagcaacttaaatagaaacttaaacaaaatacaataattcgaaagaaaacaatccaagagattagcaaagttgctaatccccagcaacggcgccaaaatttgatgcgtaaaataactaaacacacaaattaaaccctctttttatcaattgtagtaaaatatgtaagtagggatcgttctaggccggggattaggagggattgctaaatcacttggaaactgacttgaaaacgtaaaaacaaagtttaaaacactaactagactcaaagaatgcaaaactatactttaaaacactaaaacaaaccaaaagactcaaaacatcccctaaacactcaaaactaccttaaaaacacaatctgggcaattttgggactctcacacaaacttggacaaattttggttttctaatgaactaaaacacttaaaaacataatctaagacaagttctaattaatatgactcaaagaaataagatggggttgattttcgacgaaaataattaaattaagacaagaacaaagtaaacaaattcttagacaaatttgggtgaatcaaaacactctaacacacaaccaaaacagaaattaaacactttgaaacaataaagtaaaagggggattttggttttaatgaatttgaaaacaaaacaactttgtaaaacaaaacagattgtaagtgaatttgaatgaaacttatggatggaagattagctaggaggttcttctccacatatgtcacacttgcatacaaaacgatttccagttgcttttcgataagctatgaatactcaacgccccaaattaaccgtgaattgcactaattaaccctcagtttttccacaagttattgggttggatgattgcatacgacaacccaaaacattccctacaagttccctacatgaattgcataatagagatacaagcaagaatcattaagttctatgaaaaacataagcattgacgaggcactcgttactatgatttgcatgaaacttatgccaagaatttacttaacgtgactgtgactagcaaccttcactacttgtgaatataagttcataacgattaggtgaaactcccttatattctagcgttaaattcatgcatgaaaattaagcgtgcactctcaaccaacatacacaaatcagtttttatacgatcggataagtaaattgaattcacaacttataaatcacaactggatgtaatcaaatcatattgcaagtatgaacatagtttcaaatcaccccctaactaagaggggtttagttcctcatactcacaaagcaaagatacataaaattagacattaaaatcaaaggaaagaaaacacctaaaatgctccaacttggtagcaagtgcatccaagattcctcctttcccttgcttgcggcagattgggttatggacagattttgggtagttttatggtgtagaatggatggggaatggtatggaagggtttagggtgagtgtggaggagtgtttgatggttggagggtggtggagaactaggcaaagagggtggaagaaggtggagtggctgttatgttttctaggcactagaatggtgtttttggggtgttttgcttcctagggtgtgtatggactaatttttgtgataaaatgatgaatatgggggattgtcctttggccaaggggtgtaaacatgtatttataggccccaaaaaccttagaaaatcaggttaggttaaggatgaaatgcatggcaatttgtgtgtgtggtgtgcaatggtccaagggtgaaaatgaagtaatgatgcaaagtgtgaagggtaaaatggagtggtgttgtagctagggagcatgaatgattgtgtacattgcatagagatggaaagggaggtgaaatgtgtcaacaaatgggtcaaaggtgcaacaacatgtgttgcacatggcattggattccaaatgtgaatgatggagcatcaattggtgcatgtaatggatgtaaatgttgtctaaaatctaatgagtgaagggaacaagaggtatcaagcaattgagtgtaataattaaatgaattgaagcatgaaattagaaattatgtaggggacaagagtgatcaagcatggcatggaatccaaagggaattctatgtggtttgcatggcaaggaatgcaagttggggtgacagatttttgggctgttttcttcattttttggaccataattcttcatattcttggcctctttagttctcaaattcgtccatccacttggcccatgcatttgacatgcattccaagctccattttgctccaaaatgctccaaaatgcatcttcttgcctactttgtccataaaatctgaaaacacacgaaaatgactttaaacattaaaataactaaggaaacacgacataaatgcacaaaaacaagccaactaagtcgcataaatatgctcctatcaatttgaTTAATAGTCATCGATCTGCTACTGTTGTTACTGTTGATCTGCGAAGGATGAGATCCATGGGTCCGAAAGTAGAAAGGGCAAGATCAACTTAGCAGTCTAGCTATTTTTGGAAGGTTTCGCTAAGACCCTTTAGTGAAGGCTTTAGTGAACGCGAGTCCCTCATAATCCCACTAATGATTATCTCTGCTGCTAACAAACACAGAATTAGTGACACGCCCTAATCCCAATGTCCGAGGGATAACGGGATGGCCACGTGCTAGCCGACACTCGAGGGTGTCGCAAGCCActtaatgaatgcatatgctaagaacatgtgaaacatgcatataaatttcgcacataactatgcaaTATAATGTTCAAAGCATACATCTAATTCAAAATACAAGCGGGTAACAGAAAGTGTTATTACAAGCAATGTCAAAAGCAGAGAGGATGACACGATATTagtggtaggggaatgccttgTAGCTTAGATTGTATGcctagcataataagtaatagcttttccaaaaccctagcatgccataaaacctttcataaaacatatatcatatataatgTGCTGAATAATGGTATCATAATCGACCGAAGCCATTACATCACCCGATCTGTAGGCCAAATATATGAATATCTTCCGACCCGTAGGCCACTACATCACCCGACCCGTAGGCCAAAATAAATATCTTCCGACCCCTAGGCCACTACATCACCCGACCAAAGCCAATATAAATATCATCGCCCGTTGGCAGaacagtgaccactagataagcacaaaaacattgaatataaACTTTCCAACATAAGAAAGTTGGGGTAACGTGGAGTGCATGTGGCTATTTGGCACcaactctgataccatgaagagagttggggttccaccataaaaccaattggcaatatggggagtagcccaacctcttataaacGCATGCAAGGTCTCTCCTCTCATCAATGTGAGACATTCTTAACAAACTGAAATCAGgattttaaaacaaattgaatAATATTAAAGTGATTAATGAAGACTTGTACTTTGAAATACGCAATTAAAATTCCAACAACATCAAATTACAGGTGGCACAATATacaccatttaattattttcatggTGACCATCCATTACAAACAATTACAAACTCAGACATTTCTTCAACTCTAAACCTGAAAACCAGTTCTCTTCCAATCTGCAAACCATCAATCCTTGCAGCCACAAAGCTTATGGTTCAGCAATTCGGAACGGTTGAATCCGCATTCAAACTGCACAGCAGCCACCGTTTCCATGTAGTTGATAAGTTGTGTCTTATAATTGATGCCTTTCTATAATTAAATAATAGCCATTGATATTGCATCGAAGTCAAACTGATGACCATTATAATTTACAGAAAGTTGACTAGGCTTAATGAAGAGTTGTTGGCTGATTTAAAAGTGTGCTGCCGAATGGATGTACGCTATGCGAAGAGAAACAGTAGCCTCTACAAGTAGAGGGGCTTACAGGCTGATGATCATCTAATTtattacttctttttttttttttagaaattttgCTGGTATTTCGGTACTGTTCGGGACTGGGGCTTGAGTCCAAATCGTTGGGTTTTCtatattattttgaattttgggcTGAAATTTGGTCAGCTCAACTTTTAATATATTGTGATACTTGTGGTTCTTCcatctaatttattttttatattattttgtacttatCTCACAGATCAGAACACGGCATCTTTACCAACTACCAATGACTTTTCCCCATTATTCTCTTCTTCTTGCCTATGGATTATATTTGTGGAGTGACTCCCACATACCACCCACAACTCCCATATaaacaaatagagagagagagagagagagagagatgacagCTGCAATGGGGGATTCCATTAATGTTTCTGAGGCATATCCAATGAAAGGTGGAGATGGCCCCGACAGCTATGCCAAGAACTCTATCGAACAGGTTCTGCTAATTGatgaaaaatctttttttttaatttctttttattcaGCCTTTACTACTTGGAAATTCTTACGAAAATGTTTTCTTCATTAGTTAACTTGGAAAAGAGAAAATTTTCTTCTTTCGTAATCCTTTCTGTTGGTATTCGGAAATTCCAAGGAAGTTGCAAAATCTGAACATATTAGCATTATAATGTGATTTGTGCTTTCGCAGAAAGTAGTTGTTGATGCTACCAAAGAACTTCTAAGCAAGGCTATTAAAGAAAAGCTTGAACTGGACATGTTTTTACCATTCAACACCTTCCATATTGCAGATTTGGGTTGTTCGGTTGGGCCTAATACATTTTTTTCTGTTGAAAATATACTTGAAGCTGTGAAATTTGAGTATCAAAGCGGAAGGCCGAGTTCTGAAGtccccaaatttcaagttttcttCAGTGATAAAACCCTAAATGATTTTAACATACTCTTCAATTACCTCCCTCAGAACAGGAACTATTATGCAGCGGGTGTGCCAGGTTCTTTCCACGGTCGCTTGTTTCCCAAGGCTTCCATTAACTTTTTTCACTCTTCATTAGCCCTTCATTGGCTTTCTAGGGTACCAAAAGATGTAATGGACAAAAACAGTCGTGCTTGGAATAAAGGACGAATCCACTACTCAAATAACCAAGACGAAGTATTGAAGGCATATCAATCTCAATATGCTGAGGACATGGATTGTTTCCTCCGTGCCAGAGCACTTGAGACTGTGTATCGAGGATTGATTGTGCTTAACCTATTAGGACTCCCCAATGATATCCCTCAGTCTCATCACTTAATTGGAAATTTGGCTATTGACATTTTAGGATCTTGCCTTGTGGAGATGGCTAGGAAGGTAAGCAATATTCATCGAACTGCATACGCCGGTATATTAAATTGGTTTCTTTATaagctttttttctttctgagtAGAGGTATTttaaaaatcgatcaatgtcACATATTTGATATCGTTCCTTTATGCAGTATTTCAGAAGACCGTATCTTAAATATATATGGGTGCATAATTAATACTATGTTTTTCGTTTATACAGGGGGTAATTAGTGAAGAAAAAGTCGATTCATTTAACATGCCTTGCTATTTCGCATCTCGCCAAGAACTGGAAATCATTGTGGAACGAAATGGATGTTTTAGCACAGAGATATTGGAAGCCTTACCACAGCATGTCTCGAAACATGGCACTCCCAGTGCTCCAACTTTTAGAGCTATCACAGAGGGACTCATCACGCAACAATTTGGAGAAGAAATCTTAGGTGTTCTCTTCAGCTTGTATCAGCAGAAACTTGAAGAGCAAATCTCAATAGCTGAGTCAAAGAAGTCAGCTGTCATTTTTGTTGTGCTTAAACGCAAGACAAATTGATTTGAACATGCATTGTTTTATTCCTGAAATTCCTGAAagcgctttcagttattttaaacaCATGTCTAAACGAGCTCTTAATCATTTGGTATTGAAGAGTAGATTTTAAGTGAGTTTCTTTTTGCATTCACTTTGTCTCTTATCGAAAAATCGTCAAAAAATCCGTTAGTAATGCACAAATTAGACCCACTATGTTGATGAAATGTACCACTCATGGGTTCCATGTGCGTCAAAATAATAGAATATTTTCATTTCAgacaatttaatttaattattaaaaataaataatttcctAATCCCATGTATATTGCATTTTTTGTCcgtaaaaaaaatactatattAAAAATTGACAGACAAATCTTGTTTATGTCCCTAAATATCAATAGCTACACCCGTAGAAAAAATAGATCACCGCCGCATTGTCTCTGTCGATTAGAGGAGACAATGCTTCCGTCtctacaaagaaaaataaaagtagtTTAACATCTTTAGCTAGTGAATACAACTTTTTGTAGTGTACAAGCaacattaccaactctaatctACGATAAGGGGAGGGAAAGGGGTAAGAATCCGCAACATAGTGGGTTGAACATGTAGTTCCAAATTGTCCTACCAATAATATGGTTCCACATGTATTAAAAatagttgttgatgcacaaaatcagtgggaaatttggtacaacagaaagtgttaagtttgtgacattcgctagattgctccggtcactagtgtggataagtatgtaaatggatagagacagggaagcaaacacaagatgtacgtggttcacccagattggctacgtccacggagtagaggagttctcattaattgtgaagggtttacacaaatgcataggttcaagctctcttttagtgagtactagtgaatgatctagtacaaatgacattaggaaatattgtgagagaatgatttctatttatagaagagagtttctagttttattctgacattgacacgtgtcatgttgtgattggcttctgatgttgacacgtgtcgcgctatgattggcttctgatgtcgacacgtgtcgcgctgttattggcctcctggttggagggaaactcttctgggtccttgacgatataacgttgatcggtgctcagtaatttcggaattggtcaagtatggtacaaacagtgctcctctaagttcccgagtaagggaagctcctcggttggggacttgcaagatccaagccactgagtaatcatgaaacttctaagtaccgaagtgtggtatcgtcttcacttgccttatctgtctcataggtagatgtggcatcttctctggaagtacttttcctccatccaggggtggtatctttaaccggtggagatgcacaagataatgtatcaatttgacttgaagcttacttgtagtttcaggcttggtcaagcgcgatacaaaccatgtagtaggagtcccccaagtcgccgagttaggagatttgccaaaagaagtgacagacaaggtaagcaatcaaagttccaagcaatcagtcccagatcagaagtttgatttcggcttctggttgattgttcttattctccttgtgtcataaacagcaacaaggataatgagaagcaaatagagaatagatgatatgaagtacttttgcttttgaagaagtaactttccacaggcttattcttgaactgggctggagggttttcaggtttcctccagagtataaggccgactcaagaatttgagagtcaaaacaagtccatcaaatctagagtacgttcgaccctgatgatatgggatacttttgctgttaacaaagtagtggatgtatcggcacgtgttctgttacacttgtctccacatgcttccttgtatccttctcacttgccctatctgttcctcaggcagatgtggtatcttctctagaagcataagatgttgaagatgagtactcgataACAATGCCAcataagtaatcaggcaaagggttccaggcagtcagttcctgactggaagcttgattccaaatactgactgattgctctctttctccttgtcttgcaggtaagaacaatgccaaaggaaaagatagggaaaaagcatgatatgggatactcttacttttaaccctgatgatttgagatactcttgctctggtatggcttgtttgcagaggtattatcaggagaaaaagaagctgagtatttcgagagactctgctgagagtgccctctcggatgtgaagaaaagttgagcatttttttatttgcaggtctgcctggctgtggaggatggaggtcgacatatataggagtctccctaacaacaagtagtggtgctattcctttacccttttcggtcatagcaatgtagtgggagctgcaagcttcacgtgttttaactttgtcagagcactttgaaaaagtggtctgtggtatctggaaagctgatg is a genomic window of Malus domestica chromosome 09, GDT2T_hap1 containing:
- the LOC103429374 gene encoding loganic acid O-methyltransferase-like isoform X1, giving the protein MTAAMGDSINVSEAYPMKGGDGPDSYAKNSIEQKVVVDATKELLSKAIKEKLELDMFLPFNTFHIADLGCSVGPNTFFSVENILEAVKFEYQSGRPSSEVPKFQVFFSDKTLNDFNILFNYLPQNRNYYAAGVPGSFHGRLFPKASINFFHSSLALHWLSRVPKDVMDKNSRAWNKGRIHYSNNQDEVLKAYQSQYAEDMDCFLRARALETVYRGLIVLNLLGLPNDIPQSHHLIGNLAIDILGSCLVEMARKGVISEEKVDSFNMPCYFASRQELEIIVERNGCFSTEILEALPQHVSKHGTPSAPTFRAITEGLITQQFGEEILGVLFSLYQQKLEEQISIAESKKSAVIFVVLKRKTN
- the LOC103429374 gene encoding loganic acid O-methyltransferase-like isoform X2; its protein translation is MTAAMGDSINVSEAYPMKGGDGPDSYAKNSIEQNRNYYAAGVPGSFHGRLFPKASINFFHSSLALHWLSRVPKDVMDKNSRAWNKGRIHYSNNQDEVLKAYQSQYAEDMDCFLRARALETVYRGLIVLNLLGLPNDIPQSHHLIGNLAIDILGSCLVEMARKGVISEEKVDSFNMPCYFASRQELEIIVERNGCFSTEILEALPQHVSKHGTPSAPTFRAITEGLITQQFGEEILGVLFSLYQQKLEEQISIAESKKSAVIFVVLKRKTN